In Nitrosococcus oceani ATCC 19707, the following proteins share a genomic window:
- a CDS encoding sigma-54 interaction domain-containing protein has product MVGLSKATRNLQNAIQKVAPLEAAVLLYGESGTGKELAARMIHDLSNRRESPFISVNCGALPRELLNTELFGHEKGSFTGAIYQHQGYFEQADGGTLLLDEITEMPLTFQIYLLRALETGTFRRVGGHQEIKTNPRVIATTNIDPWQAVETGKLRSDLFFRLAEFPLYLTPLRDRDEDVILLAQYFLDGFNETYKENKQFTKDTLQFISTNSWPGNVRELRHAIHHAFILANDEIDEKEFHTGQRQSKPCYQDKLVHSLVGLSIEDIEKNLIPATLDHFKGDKKQTAQCLGISLKTLYNRLNFINGIDGKEDLNKIVNFSTKNPNAFLSRESD; this is encoded by the coding sequence ATGGTGGGTCTCTCAAAAGCAACACGCAATTTGCAAAACGCGATACAAAAGGTGGCACCCTTAGAGGCAGCCGTATTGCTATACGGTGAAAGCGGGACAGGAAAAGAACTAGCGGCGCGTATGATCCATGACCTCAGCAATCGTCGCGAAAGCCCCTTTATTTCGGTAAATTGTGGTGCCTTGCCCCGTGAGTTATTGAACACCGAGTTATTTGGACATGAGAAAGGCAGTTTCACAGGTGCTATCTACCAGCATCAGGGATATTTTGAGCAGGCGGACGGCGGAACGCTTCTGCTTGATGAAATTACTGAAATGCCATTAACCTTCCAGATTTATCTGCTACGCGCTTTGGAAACCGGTACCTTTAGGCGGGTTGGGGGCCATCAAGAAATAAAAACAAATCCGCGAGTGATCGCCACGACTAATATTGATCCTTGGCAAGCAGTCGAAACGGGCAAACTGCGCTCTGATCTTTTTTTCCGATTAGCGGAATTCCCCCTCTATCTTACGCCGCTTCGGGATAGAGACGAAGATGTTATATTACTGGCCCAGTATTTCCTTGATGGCTTTAATGAGACTTATAAAGAGAACAAGCAATTCACAAAGGATACCTTGCAATTTATCTCTACAAATAGCTGGCCCGGAAACGTGCGGGAATTACGCCACGCCATTCATCATGCTTTCATCCTGGCAAATGATGAAATAGATGAAAAGGAATTCCATACAGGGCAGAGACAAAGTAAGCCCTGTTATCAGGACAAGCTGGTCCATTCCCTTGTGGGTTTATCTATTGAAGATATAGAAAAAAATCTGATACCCGCCACGCTCGATCACTTTAAAGGGGATAAAAAGCAAACGGCGCAATGTCTGGGTATCAGTTTAAAGACTCTTTACAACCGTCTTAATTTCATTAACGGAATAGATGGAAAGGAAGATTTAAATAAAATAGTTAATTTCTCAACCAAAAATCCTAATGCTTTTTTATCTAGAGAGTCCGACTAA
- a CDS encoding CsbD family protein: MPINWDQIEGNWKQFKGHARQKWGKLTDDEIDEAAGNKQILAGKIQERYGIEREEAEKQVEEFRNSLK, encoded by the coding sequence ATGCCTATTAACTGGGATCAAATTGAAGGTAATTGGAAGCAATTCAAGGGACATGCCAGGCAAAAATGGGGAAAACTCACGGACGATGAAATTGATGAAGCCGCGGGTAATAAACAAATTCTTGCCGGCAAGATACAAGAACGTTACGGAATAGAAAGAGAGGAGGCGGAGAAGCAGGTAGAAGAGTTTAGAAATAGTTTGAAATAG
- a CDS encoding DUF2383 domain-containing protein: MWLDDREVMLDEMILACMHIERDYRSLINLTDDPLLTQLFNELANHHKDWAGQLEFHIREMGGMPSDLDPEKQAVEEMITYAKVALSDHERHTILKNQKEEEEKLKLLASKLLEKKIPDSTKSLLRHIEKGVEKNQSRLLAARFRS, translated from the coding sequence ATGTGGCTAGATGATAGAGAGGTTATGCTGGATGAAATGATTCTTGCATGTATGCATATTGAGCGTGACTATCGGAGTTTGATAAATCTTACCGATGATCCCCTGTTGACTCAGCTTTTTAATGAATTGGCAAACCACCATAAGGATTGGGCAGGCCAATTGGAGTTCCATATCCGTGAAATGGGTGGTATGCCGAGCGATCTCGATCCAGAGAAACAGGCAGTGGAAGAAATGATTACCTATGCTAAAGTAGCCCTATCCGATCATGAACGCCATACTATTTTAAAAAATCAGAAAGAGGAAGAGGAAAAATTAAAACTACTGGCGAGTAAATTATTGGAGAAGAAAATACCCGATAGCACAAAATCTCTACTACGCCATATTGAAAAGGGGGTAGAAAAAAACCAATCTCGCTTGCTAGCTGCCCGTTTCCGCTCTTAA
- a CDS encoding response regulator transcription factor: MNRMNQCFPSAHDHSGSQHNFEARVFIVNSDEKTHSSLCRMIASAGWRTKSYFSAESFLDKFDPAHPGCLLLDNHVSEMGGLSLQQELRDRNSLTPVLFTSSQGTVPEAVEAIHGGAVNFFTRPLEKPLLMKCIRESIEKSQYLREEQKEREEIIIRMMRLTPREREVMALVLKGQPNKLIASDLDISIKTVEIHRGQVMKKLQVRTQADLIHLALSYPSEMEH, translated from the coding sequence ATGAATAGGATGAATCAATGTTTCCCAAGCGCTCACGATCACTCTGGAAGCCAGCATAATTTTGAAGCAAGAGTCTTTATCGTTAATAGTGATGAGAAGACACATAGTTCGTTGTGCCGAATGATTGCTTCCGCCGGGTGGCGTACTAAATCCTATTTCTCGGCTGAGTCCTTTTTGGACAAATTTGACCCTGCCCACCCAGGCTGTCTACTGCTCGATAATCATGTCTCCGAGATGGGCGGCTTATCATTGCAGCAAGAATTGCGGGACCGGAATAGTTTAACTCCTGTTCTTTTTACTTCTTCCCAGGGAACAGTGCCCGAGGCAGTAGAGGCTATCCATGGTGGGGCGGTTAACTTTTTTACCCGGCCCTTGGAAAAGCCATTATTAATGAAATGTATCCGGGAAAGTATTGAGAAGAGTCAATATCTCCGGGAAGAACAAAAAGAACGGGAAGAAATTATCATAAGGATGATGCGCTTGACTCCACGGGAAAGGGAAGTTATGGCGCTAGTACTGAAGGGGCAGCCTAATAAGTTGATTGCCTCCGATCTAGATATTAGTATCAAAACAGTCGAAATTCATCGGGGTCAAGTGATGAAAAAACTTCAAGTGCGGACTCAAGCTGATTTGATCCACTTGGCTCTTTCATATCCAAGCGAAATGGAGCATTGA